Genomic DNA from uncultured Methanospirillum sp.:
TTCCTGACACTACCAAAAGGAGTGCTCTCTATGCTCCCAAAAAAATAGTTGTTATTGGTCTTTGAGGATAGTGTAGGTTTGAACCATGAATGCAACCTTACCTTTAATTCCATCGAATTCGAAGGGATTAAAACCCAATTTTTGTCTCCAGGTATATAATTTGAAAAGCCAGAACCGAAGAATACTTGTCTGTTACCGCCTATAATCATACCATCTATGAAGACACTTCATGTTCCCATACTTATTGAGACTGATGAAGATGGAGTCTTTATTGTATCCTGCCCTCAGTTCAAAGGTTGTCATTCATCAGGGAAAACGATTGAAGAAGCCATATCCCGAATTAAAGAAGTTATTGAACTCTGTTACGAAGACAACCCTATGGATAGTCTCAATACATTTGTGGGTTTTCGCGAGGTTGAGATAATTCAAGGTGCGTAATGCTTCCGGTAATCAAAGGAAAGCAGCTCATTACCTTTCTTGAAACGATTGGGTTTACTACTATCAGACAACGGGGGTCCCATGTGAGGATGAAATCTCATGATGGAAGATACACTACCGTTCCCGTTCATAGCGGTGAAGATATCCCGAAAGGGCTCCTACGAAAGATTATTCGTGATGATCTTGAAATGGGACTTGAAGAATTCTGCGAAGCATATGAGAAATTTATGGGAATTAAGGGATAACTTAAACCCAGCCTATCATTTCTGGATAAGAATGTATGAAATATAATCAATGGCTCCAATAAGATCGATAGTAGAGTTACACCGAATTGGATATCAGACTCTCGTACTGGCACTTGGGCCGGTCGATGCAGCACGATATGTCCAAAGATCTGATACGGGTATCGGGAATTATACAGAGGAGAGAAAAGAATTCCTCAGTAATGATATGCCTAAAGTAGTCTCTGAAATCCTCCGAAATAAACAGAAGTAATCCTTTTTCCTCCAATTACTCACTCATTTTCAGTATGTTTCTGGACCATCCGATCTGACACATCCAGATGTTGAGAAATCTCTGCAATGCTATCATGAGAACCCAGTTGCATCAATTTTCTGATCTTTAGAGAACCATTCTCCGGACTTTCCCATTCTTCCAGTGAATATTTACGGTGAACAGGCTTCCTTCCTGGTCAGAGCCGACAACTCACTCAGATGATCCAGCGAACTTGCAATCAATCCCATCGGGTCTTCGACCTCCCCAGTCTCATCCACGGCTGCCAGGTGTCCGACGACCTCGCTGGCAAATACCACCGATGCGGATGCCAACTGTAGATATCGCCGGTACATAATGAATAACCCAACCCCATTTGCGCCGGCTACACAAGCCGAGATGATGGCGACTAAAACCTCAATCATCTTTTCCTCCGGTAAAATCTACCTCCTCAGCCAGAGACATATTCCCGGCTGCCACGGTTTTGCCATACTCCGTCAGGTTCTCCCCTTCAGACTCGGATTTAATCAGAACCAGCCCGGTTGCATTGGCCGTCGTATGAGAACGCAGCCCATTCCCGACCTGTTTCTTTGACAGGTATTCTCCTCCCCGGAAAAGCCCCATGGCCGATACCATAGAGTATCGGCCTGATGTATTTATCGGGTAAAACACACAGTTTAGAAACGAATCCGGGCCGCTCTTTTTCGTCTGGTCCCCGTACTCGTCAATGCCGAATGACCCCGAACTCTTCACCAAGAGATCAGACATGATTCCGGTCCTGGTATCAATGACCCGGACCACTGCTGATCTTCCCTCGGTAAAGAGGCTGTTACTGTATGACCTATCATCACCAACCACGACAGTGTTCAGGAATGAAGCCCCGGTCCCTGTTATGGACGTAGTGATTCCGCTTGCCTGAGAAAACTGCCATGATAAGGCGAGAAAGATCACTCCCGCTATAATCAGTACTTTTTTCAGATCCATCGCTCCGGTGATGCGTAAAAAGAGGGTATTTTGGTTATGCCAGAACGGCAACGGTATCGGCCCATGCTTCGAGCCCGGTCCGGATGACGTCGGCTTCGTAACTGCTGATCGTAACCGAATCACGCTTGAGGGTGACTGAGAAGTTCTCCCCGCTCTTGTGATGGCACTTCAGGGTCACACTGAAGGTGCCCTTCGGGCGGTCATGTGATGGAGTACCTCCCATCGCTGTCCCAAGTGCAGCCGTACCAACGATGGTACTGACGTTCGTGGTATATCCGGCTGATGTTGGAGCCTTCAGTGATATTTTGCCGACCATCTTGGCCTGAGCATCCTCATAGACGACTGCCCCGGTGTAACTTTCAGTCCCCTTCACAACTGCTGCGACAGTTACTCCTGCTGATACATACGAGACACATCCCCACGGGTTGTTGTCCAGGATATCCTGCACGAGGGCGTTGAAGGTTGTAAGATCAGCGATCGGTGCTGTATGTTTGCGGACAGCAGACTTAACCGCTGCCTTCTGTACGAAATCTGTCATTGTTCGATTGTCCCCTGCCGCTCTGGTCGTGGCTACGTGGTTATTTGAAGTGAGTTTATATAGGGTTTTAAAAGAGGGAGAAATGGAGTAAGGAAGGTGGAGGGATTGGGGAAAAGGGGAGAAATTTTGTACGTGCGACGGCACAGAAAATAATTTTGGGTCACGAGGGTTTTAACAGTGTTAAAAGATCTGTTAAAACCTCTATCTATGAGATTGTAACTTTATTTCTGGAATGGAATGTAAATTATCGATATTTATTCGATGGATGTTTTAACAATGTTAAAGATCTGTTAAAACCTCAATGGGGTCTTTTTCAGATGCTGTTTTCCCATTGAATGGTTATTTGGCTTTTTCATCTTTATGAGGGTTTTAACAGCGTAAGATCTCTGTTACAAGTCTTTAAACCGGTACTTGCGTTGGGAGTGGTTGCCCTCTGCGATGAGAAATCCATCATCTTCAGACCATTTTTTCAGGTAGCGGGAAACCTCAACCTTTTCAGAAGCTGTTTCTCCAAGGCCAAATAATAACCGGCATTCTCTATTGGTTATCGATCCATGGTCATGAACAAATCCCCGGACTAACTCTGCATACCTGGCTGCATCTATTCCCTTGGATGATGAATATGCAACCTTTCCGATGATATCATTTGCGACGGTTTTTGCATGATAGTATGTTGCCGGTTTTGCATGCCCTTTTCGCTCGAGAATGCCTCTTTGAGGATGGCTCATAGTATCGAGAACAGCAATTGCATCATCCCGGTCCAACTGGAGTAGATCTGCAGCATCAGCCGTACTGATGAAGCGGTGATCTTTCAGATAGGTCAGAACTATGAGCCCGTCGAGTCCGATATCTTTCCCTTCTCCATGCCACCGGGCAACAAGATTCGCCATGGCATGATCAAACGTGCCGTCGTAAATATGCAGAGTGACTTGGGAACCATCAGCCTCATACCGGGGCATCCGTTTCCCGTACTCGGGCATTGGGATAAATATCTTCCGTCGTCAGGTTCCTGCTGATTCGACAATCCGAAGTTTGAGAAAGGCATTTGACAGAGTCCGATCCGTGGAGTTGATTCGTGGCGGAGGATGTTCTGAAGCGTAATACCTCCGATGAATCCTCCCGGACTGGTTACGACCAGTTCAGAAGTTGCATGACGAATGAGTACTTCTCCCGGATTGGTATAGTCCCGGTGGGTTACGGCATTGAGCACCACTTCTCGGACGACATCGAGAGGAAAGGCCGGGATTCTGAGTTTAAAGAGACCGACTGATATCTCTTCTTCCGGGTTGATAGGACCAGAGAAGATACTTTCAATCTTCTCGATGATCTGAAGAAGCCCCACTCTCCAGAGATCATTACGGAAAACTTTTGTCTCTGTCGGCTGGTGAACATAATGGACCTGGCTCTGGGGACAGAGATCTGAGATTATGTCCGGTTTTCCGAAAAGGAGGAGCCCTGTGTTGGTAACAGAGTCTCCCCGAACGGCTTCGAGGCCTCGAAGAAAGGCATCATCAGGCATCTTGAGGAGTTCTACCTCCGGATTTTTACTCCTCAACATCGCTCGTGCCCGGGCTATCTCAAGGGGGTCCAAGTCTTCAGGAGTAATTCCTGCAACCGGTTGTCCACTCCAGTCTACTGCTCCGGTTGATGCCCTCATAGATGCAAATCCAGCCGGGTCCATAGGCATGCAGTTTTTCCCAACCCGTTGTTTGAACAGACCCTGTGATGTACCGTATGGTGGATTGCTGCCTTTCGGAATCCGGACAATGAGGAGATGACCGGTCCCTTTAGGGACGTTCAGTTCCTCGACATCGGCTTGGATATGAGGGTTGGTCCGGTCAAATATTCCCCTTCTCCATGTGTCGAGATTGTACCCTTTTGCTCCGTGAATAGCCTCTGAACGCCCGAGTGTTTTATCTGAGACCCCAAAGACAACGACTCCTCCATCAGCGTTAGAGAAGCAGACCGCATACTCGATGAATGCTATCAAATCCCCTTTTAGATCATCCTAAGGTATAATCGAGAACGTTGGACTTGAGAGGGTGGATGATGTCATCGTTTGTGGGGATGGTCATGGATTGTGTCTACCTATATGTTAATTAAGGTATTCGGAAAATTGATTGGTGATGAAAGGAGTCAATACTCTTGAAACAGGGGAGAGTATCATGATATTTTTGATGACGTGTTAGCTTTTATGCAGGTAACTCGATCTCACCTGCTGCAAGTGGTCTTACACAGATCTTCCCTGCATGAACCTCCTGCATCACCTTATCGATCTTCTCAGAGGTTTCATAGGAAAACCATGCTTCTCCACATCGCTCGCAAACCCATGCCGGAACATCCTTGATCACAATCACCTGATCATGAACCCGTGCCATGAATTCGGTCTTTCCCTCTTTCATTTCGCCCTTACAGAATTGACATACTCCTGGTTTCATACTTTTCACCTCCTGAATCGATCATTGGTCCAGCTTTCATCCGGATGATACACCGTGATTATTTTGATGTGATCTGCACAGCACCCAATAACCACATGATGAGCGATTCCTCGCAGATACCCGAGCATGAGAAACGATGGACATGGGGCATCATCCTCTTACTCTTGATCTCTCCATCTGTAATGACATGCAATAATTCCTCTGAGAAATGCCACGTTCAAACATTCTCACCCGTGCATCTGCAGAAAAAATTA
This window encodes:
- a CDS encoding type II toxin-antitoxin system HicB family antitoxin codes for the protein MKTLHVPILIETDEDGVFIVSCPQFKGCHSSGKTIEEAISRIKEVIELCYEDNPMDSLNTFVGFREVEIIQGA
- a CDS encoding type II toxin-antitoxin system HicA family toxin, which translates into the protein MLPVIKGKQLITFLETIGFTTIRQRGSHVRMKSHDGRYTTVPVHSGEDIPKGLLRKIIRDDLEMGLEEFCEAYEKFMGIKG
- a CDS encoding RNA-binding domain-containing protein; its protein translation is MIAFIEYAVCFSNADGGVVVFGVSDKTLGRSEAIHGAKGYNLDTWRRGIFDRTNPHIQADVEELNVPKGTGHLLIVRIPKGSNPPYGTSQGLFKQRVGKNCMPMDPAGFASMRASTGAVDWSGQPVAGITPEDLDPLEIARARAMLRSKNPEVELLKMPDDAFLRGLEAVRGDSVTNTGLLLFGKPDIISDLCPQSQVHYVHQPTETKVFRNDLWRVGLLQIIEKIESIFSGPINPEEEISVGLFKLRIPAFPLDVVREVVLNAVTHRDYTNPGEVLIRHATSELVVTSPGGFIGGITLQNILRHESTPRIGLCQMPFSNFGLSNQQEPDDGRYLSQCPSTGNGCPGMRLMVPKSLCIFTTARLIMPWRILLPGGMEKGKISDSTGS
- a CDS encoding type II toxin-antitoxin system MqsA family antitoxin, translating into MKPGVCQFCKGEMKEGKTEFMARVHDQVIVIKDVPAWVCERCGEAWFSYETSEKIDKVMQEVHAGKICVRPLAAGEIELPA